A window of Garra rufa chromosome 11, GarRuf1.0, whole genome shotgun sequence genomic DNA:
TCGTACAAGTGAGGTCGTACAAATTTGtatgaattagccacctcgtaCAATGTATGATTTCTGTGAGGCGCAGGTTTAGGGGTATTCATTCGTATGAATTCCAACGTAACCAAGGATTTTGTAAACGAATCATTCAAATTTGTTCGAGTGAGGTCGTATGCAaggatttttaaaacaaattattttaatttgttcaagTAAGGCCGTACAAAtttgtacaaattagccaccttgtaCAATGTTGATTTCTGTGAGGCGCAGGTTTAAGACTGTTAATTCGAAGGAATCTAAAAGTATTCAAGGATTTTTAaacaaatcattctaatttgttcGAGCGAGGTCGTATGAAtttgtacgaattagccaccttTTACAATGTACGATTTCTGTGAGGTGCAGGTTTAGAGGTGTTTATTCGTACAAATTCCAACGAATCCAAGAATGTTTTAAACAAATTATTTGAATTCGTACGAGTGAGAATTAGCCACCTCGTCGAAATATGCACAAATTGCTGTGAAAACAGGTTTCACAGTCTCATTTTCATTCCTGTGAAAAATTGAATATGGTGCGACCTTGACTATAGTTAGATCTAAATCCAAAAAATCGCTAAGGCATTAGACATGCAAGTATGACTTATACAGCTCCTGTGAAACaatgtgtattgtgaaaagcgctacaCAAACAAATTTGATTTGCGACTTGAATGATGTGAATTGGACTGGACAATCAGATCAAGAATCACATTAACTAAATGATCTGGTCTCAAATGAACAGCTCACTGAAGGAGAAGATTATCAGTCAACAATGAGCCTGTTCTTCACACAAAGCTATCAAATGGCTCCAGATGACTTTGAATATTACACACAAGTCATATGCACTATTTTTACAGTGTgtttttcttaacttttgagGCTAAACAGCTGTGAACTGTATAAAGATTTTTCAAAATGACAAATTTTGTATTTCATAGACATAAGTGTTTGGAATTACATCCCAACACATAAGAATCGGAATCAGTCCACTTGTAACTTTTTAATACAAGTCTTCATGACTACAGGACATCTGTCGGAAAACCCACACGGACCCTTACGTTTTACGGCCCCTGCTCGCTTTCACAGAAACTCTCACACGCGCTCACATTCCCCAGACACTGAGAACATGGAAAAGCACTAGTCAGCATTAGGAGAGCTGAAGCTGAGTGGTAACCTTATTCCTATTTCCTGTTTTTCTGCTCTAGTTAAATTTGGGCTATGAGCTTTAGAGCAGACAGAGAGAATGTGACGTATAAAGCAGTACAGGAGCCCACCTTGTTGTTCCGGTACAGCATGCTGCCTGACAGGCATTCCTCCCTGTTACTGAAGCCTACTTCTCCAAGATGACTATTCCTACGGCAGCAGGCCTCGGGCACCACTTCACCGGGGTTTATAAACCTAAAGATGCTTTCCTCAAAGTCTTCTGGACTGTTCACTCCACAGCAGTCAAACTAGAGGGATGCAGAGACAGACGAGTTAAAATAAGcaaatttttggatgaatgaaatTGCATCACAAGCACTGATTCATAGTAGTTGATGTCTGAGGAAAAAACAAGACCTACTGTAGTCATAATGGCGTTCCATGTTGATGTAAAGACATCAGTGTTGTTGTAGCCTTGGTAATGCCTCTTCAGTTCTTTAGTGAAGTATTCTCTGGTCAACTgtacacacacattcacaaatAAAAATGTTAGAGATATTAGCAGCACACCAACACTGAAAACAAAAATCTGTTTCAAAATGTTGGACATGGTCACTCACATGTTCCCGAAAGATGAAGGCGAGAATGGCTGCTGCCAGCTCTGCCAGGAATATAATGAGGATCAGCATGAAGAACTGCAGAGAGAGGAGGATTTTGTGGCACAGTCAGTGTTTGGGTTTGGACAACTGTATTTACTAACAGACTAAATCCTGTCTGTATGAATAACTGAAGCTGAATGTATTTAGGACTATGAAacagaacgtctcaggttacgtaggtaaccctagttccctgaggacagggaacgagacgctgcgtcctggtggacactatgggaactgccttcagcatgaccggttctgaaacaaatgtatgaaacaacgacagtgaacttgacactggccggcgccagcctatgacatcatcatcaggcgcctgctagtataaaagcaggtgcctgagagcacattaccatctttttgtctgacggaggtatgtgcagggcccgaagcatggccacgagacgcagcgtctcgttccctgtcctcagggaactagggttacctacgtaacctgagacgttcccttccggagggaactctacgctgcgtcctggtggacactatgggaacgcttataccaacaccgccatgccgagggataggtgatcaaactgactgaatgaggagtcaagaaggaaatcacccctgcatcagcgagagtcgctggggcccagtgacctgccacggctagcccggctacctgtgcacgcaactctcaagcgtggaggcctagaggaagcctactacacttagctctctaagtgaaggagctcataaacgccctgaccataaggggcggagtttagggaatggaggtctcggcagggcggacgcctgctctagggacctgacaacattcagtgctacaggtatagatggggaagcggagcttctggagaatggaggcttcataaaagactctctaaaagagaggaagcctgacaacattcaatccactagctcttaggagtggaggtctcagatagccctgcagtgaggggagacctggctacactcacgcttaaaagtactggaagcggagcctctggagaatggaggcttcataaacgactctctgaaaagagaggaaacctgacaacattccatccactagctctttaggagtggaggtctcaaaataaccctccagtgaggggagacctggctacactcacgcttgaaagtactgaaagcggagcttctggagaatggaggcttcataaaagactctctgaaagagaggaaacctgacaacattccatccactagctcttaggagtggaggtctcaaataaccctgccgtgaggggagacctggctacactcacgcctagaagtactggaggcggagcctctggagaacggaggcttcacagaagactctctaaaaagagaggaaacctgacaacgttcagtccaccagctcttaggagtggaggtctcactagcccttcagtgaggggagaactggctacactcacgcccggaggaaaaagcctatactcgacactgggggtattcagtgaggctgcatagcctatgcaacccgaactacccgagtggagcttctgctcagagggaatctacagagtggaggtctcatgacctaactacacttgacactgacgacggcctgtgaggctgaatagcctgtgcagcaggcctgtctaagtggagatttcccgaggagtggaggcttcgccgaaaggaagcctggcaacactctgtgagtaaggctggcaatgttctgcgagcagcagaaggactctaagagtggaggtcccaagacctactacacttcaacactgcaggcgttcatcgaagctgaacagcctaaacgacagtactgcctgagtggagtctggagagtggtggctttctaaagagggagccttacacacctccgtgcttagcaaggaagaactctgagagtggaggtctcatgacctagctacactctagccttgaaggtcatccgcgaggctgactagcctgtgcgacagaaataccttcattttggagctctcctggagagtgaggcctgaggaggcccgacactcgatcctgctagcagcgctatctgaattggagctggaaaactaaaaggtttttgagaaaaaccagctcagagaatggacacggaggaaccctgcgtggtccatgggagaaaggaacctgcctttacgggagggaccttaccatgagtatggattttagtgaagtgcctgaacagtgcacttaccactcacgtggattttagagaatgcccaaagacttcgcgtgagcaaacaccacaaatgtggttttgagtaggtgtcctgagcatagcgaggatcaccagatttgcagtctctaggcgatagcggagcctgaaagcggagcttctggagaggggaggcttcagcagaaagactctctaagcgagaggaggcctacgacgctctccctaggaagctcttcagagtggaggcctcaggtaaaaccctctaggcgaggggaggcctgactacactcgacgctcaagaaaggcagatactcacagtcagagccaataatgaaaaattctcatttatcatctagctctgtgtagtggaggctccgagactacatctccaaggagagaagcctacaacactagtttttggtgagtggaagactgcactcccccaaaaaatagtcagcgaggcactcatgggcctgccagctgctataactgtgagagtgaaggtctcagtactgttggctgtgacagagggagacctattacactgtgctatcacttagcttgtattaacccgggtgatagcagaacccggaagcggagctttcagtgagggaggctttaagctctagaacataacaagcctgacgacgctcaactgaggaagctctatcgagtggaggccttggaatacacgccctctcatagaagggaggcctactttgttttacactcaacgcttgtagtgacaggtccacggaaagagttcacaagctgccttaaccttgtgttctcccggcctgtatttctgggaagtggaggcttaacagaaacacctcacgtagagggagcctagcaacactcgacccagtaaaaagctctcatgaatggaggtctaaaaatgacctgccacattcaccgctaagaagtattatctttatgtctctcttcacagaggacttcgcagagaggaggcctcctaggcctgctacactcaattctacttcaaagcggggctttttaaagagagcggaggctccagtaaaacacctctctctcagagagggagccttgacaacgctctattcaccctagcacacaaactcccaagagtggaggtctcacatatgtgtatatgaaaatacacagggaaggtacctgaccacactcatgcaaaaagagtattactcttagcagggtttgagtgagcggaggcttcggcagagcgatactccgcctgaagcagcttgacaacgctcaagagggttattctcgtatgtatatgtatgttggatcatgtctataccaagctcactctagcggaggtttcaaaacctgacaacgcttaacccacgagggggtttctacgagtggaggtctctacacactgttttcttttatagaacgaggggagacctggctacactcggcacttggtggcagtagaactcaagaggagctcaaaactgcaatagtaatcacccaagcggagctggtagacaaaggaaaacatacacatacacgcttgaatattttattaaagtgtctttactgttcacataccgggccaacagacggagcctcagtctcatcgttggcccagccccggagtcaaggggaaaagggaggggcaggtagccccacactggcctcgtctctggcccttgggccaggacgggcctggtttccccccggtgtttaggtggaggcgtggaccggcaagggatgcaaacccccggggctcggtccagatctttcagcagatcagcctggtgcgcctctgcaacactgccatcgtgtgcagaggagcaccggccactgccgcatatgctttggagccttcagggtcgatgtccctcgctctgagagatagttcgcaaccgtcagcgagagacatcgtcacatatccgcgcccgtgcattccctcgacatcagcatgattcacatgccgatgcctgtgaatgcgggctgaatatggcctgtcccattccctctcgatctcttaagcagatcaggaaggaatgggaggctcacaggagttggctttgtcatggcccggaagaagccgctcgtctagtctgccgagagcggcctcttccctcgcgggcttccactgtagatacaagcgggcagccgcgcggtccataacagacatcaactcttcatatgcggggcagagaggctgcatgggctcaaacgagctcatatttgttccatttcaacctcctgctcgccctggcttgaagccaaaagagcactcgctgcagaaccggaggatgtgagagacaacacatcatccgctagcagcgcattctcgtctccggctgacgtgcgcgagcgattaaacgctctctcaaactcgtcagccagctccacccgtgagccccgcaatctcggccgccgagcagcctcagctgtggcgggaccggagcagcgtggggcagatggatggcccgattccctcgagaaaagggccagacgagaatggagtttcttcaaagtgaaactctcacaatgaacgcgctccgctcttctagagccgagcgcgcgtgctcttacacctaaacacaccaaacaaaaggtcgtgtgcgtcatcaagtgtcagatttctctgacacggatccgcacacttcctacagttttctttctctaggcatcgctgtactcactcgtttagaacagaggactctgaagacaaaaagatggtaatgtgctctcaggcacctgcttttatactagcaggcgcctgatgatgatgtcataggctggcgccggccagtgtcaagttcactgtcgttgtttcatacatttgtttcagaaccggtcatgctgaaggcagttcccatagtgtccaccaggacgcagcgtagagttccctccggaagggaactgtattttgctacactcttaaaaacaaaaatggcCATAAAACAATAAGtttgggttccccaaagaacctttcattgaagagttcctaaaagaaccattctTTTCTTAGTGGGAGAAACATCTTATTAATGTAAAGAACCACTATTTccactatagagtgttttcacgatgcgtCATGAATTAGtaatattggcggcactgaacataaacaacaCCACTGAACCAAATGTAACtcgcaaatttagctgattattgctgctaaaatgatcaattattatcatgttttgggctgtactaattggttggaccaggaaaaacatttagagtactatagactgccaaaagttataacaaatcaaggagaagagtgcaaaaactgaggaacaaaaggcgtttatggttggccaaactgaaccaggatttccagggcaagaatctggACAACAtttctgtttgttcttatcatctCTGGTCAGGTagttgaaatattaggctaatatcttaattaatactgctcgtatgtgtCTTTACCACCGATTAACTTTAGTTTATCAAAATATTGTgaccttttctgcttactaagtccttctctatatgatttagcagcttcgacatgttttttccgtggtttcataaattagcagaacaatgtattcagtagtacattaatcatGCAATCAgtactgttgtttacatccgagtatctccaatatggctgtgcatcccGGTAACTGACCAAagcgtgacgtaagtgcaaaccctctataaagaACTTGTCCAATGGAAAGGTtgtcaaggttcttcatggaaccatagatGTATGTCATGGATGTATGTAACCATAATGTAAACAAACCGTCCTCTCCAATATACTGTGACTTACAAAAAGCAGCAAACACTTGTTTTCTCGAATGGCTCCGCAGCAGCCCAGGAAGCCCAGTAGGAAAAGCATTCCCCCCATGGCCAAGATGATGTAGACGCCCGTGAAGAGAAGGGGGTTGGCTGCCACTATCTCCCTAAAACCTGTGGGGTCCACCACCACCCACACCCCAACACCAAGGAGGAAGGAGCCGCCCAGCTGTGGAGATAGAGAGATAAAGAAAAAAGCCATTTAAGATTACTACGTTACAGTTTGTgtcatttttttactttaatatataCAGCAAACAATCACTTCCTTCTCATTTGCCTGACAAgcaaaattaaatttgaaatagATTTATATGGACCTATACAGTCTATACAGTAAAACTAGGGAGGTTTGCCTAGGGTAGATAAAGGTGCTATAGTGGCATTTTCAGCATATGCAAATAGTTTGACACATAATTTGGGAGAACATTTAGGGTCGAAAAACTTCTTTTCctacttcaaaatcgccctacatctgtgttttctttaattttttttttttgtcaagggcatttgatcttctttgcacatttactttgtaaacactgggtcagtacttctgcagagaggacaattttgaagttggaggaggaaatgagatgggagtttttcgaccgaCCCTAacagtcttgaaccggaatacacagagtgcactcagagctagacaagatgagcatttgaggttaaaaagtatataaaatgtcaattaaaaaacataaataacagattgtttcactagataagacccttattccttggctgggatcgtttagagtcctttgaagctgcattgaaactgcatttttaaagttcaaactcacgggcaccatagaagtccactatattgagagaaatcctgaaatgttttcctcaaaaaacataatttcttatgaagaaagaaacacatgaacttcttagatgacaagggggtgagtaaattatctatgcatttttgttctgaaagtgacctTCTCTTTTAAAGGCATCCCAGCAGGCACCGGATGTCAATATAACGTCAGGTTGATGTTGGACCCCAAAGCTGGAGAAACattgcattttggttgagaatgaaaatcgggttgatgCCAGTATTTGACATCAATTTAATGTTGAATGAATGTTGGAGTTTGGTTACACAACCAACAAACTATCAATGTCAGTTGACATTGGTATTGGACATCAAATTAACGTTGACATTAATGACATAGAATTTTGGTCACCCAAGGTTGTAACcgaaattttaaaaaatcaacatCTTTTGACATTGTGTGCCTGCTGGAATAGTTCACTTCAAAAATGAAAAtcgtcatttacttaccctcatattatttcaaacttgtatgatttttttcttttcttttgtagaGCATACTATGAAAAATGTCTCaaaatgtctctttttttttttttgtccatacaatggaagtcaattgTATCCgtaacaaaatatcttcttatgtgttctacagaagatcgtactgggtttggaacaacatgtacAATAATGAAAACCtaatccagagcattcagaaactCAGACTAAGCAGaaagttcaccttccaacaggacaatgaccctaagcacacagcaagagcagcttatagacaactctgtgaatgtccttgagtggcccagccacagcctgggcttgaacccaatcaaacttTTTTGGAGAAACCTACAAATGTGCGTTtgcccccatccaacctgactaagcttgagaggtgaagaggtgaggagaagaatagcagaaaattgccaaatgctgatgtgcaaagcttgtctcaaaaaacttgaggctgtaaagggtgcttcagctaagtactgagtcaagggtataaatacttatggaATGtgctcatttaagttttttttatttttaatacattaatgAAGTAgtgaaaatctatttttttttacttagtttggtgcatggagtgtagattgatttgGCAAAAaggtttaaagcagtttaacataaggcaacaacataaaacatggaaaaaatgaaggggtgtgaatacttttgcatggcactgtaatttgtgttctaaagatgaacaaatgtcttacggatttggaacaacatgaggatgagtaggtgaactatccctttaattgtgaCTGGAACAGTTAACATAGAGCTACTTCATACACTCTCCACAACATCCAAAATAATTCCCTATCAATTACAGAAACAATTCAATACAGTTCTGacattttacattcttttcaTATGGGTTTAAGACTCTTCAACAAaggaatatttttgttttgtaaaggAAAATTTGTATTTTCACAAATAATGTCCAAATAAACATGCTATTACCATGGTATGTGTCTAGAAAAACATGGTATTTTTTGGTATTTGTTTTTTAGCAAATACAAAATGGCACAAAATAAAATTCAAGAC
This region includes:
- the tspan18b gene encoding tetraspanin-18B, which produces MGLGEASARGTSMEGDCLSCIKYLMFVFNFLIFLGGSFLLGVGVWVVVDPTGFREIVAANPLLFTGVYIILAMGGMLFLLGFLGCCGAIRENKCLLLFFFMLILIIFLAELAAAILAFIFREHLTREYFTKELKRHYQGYNNTDVFTSTWNAIMTTFDCCGVNSPEDFEESIFRFINPGEVVPEACCRRNSHLGEVGFSNREECLSGSMLYRNNKGCYSAVVDYFEMYIYVAGALAIVVLTIELFAMVFAMCLFRGIQ